In Kangiella koreensis DSM 16069, the DNA window CTTCGACAGTCACTGCTGTTTGTTCATCAACAGATTGGTCGGCACCTGCATTTGCTGTAGGCTTTTGATTAACAGGTTCTTGTTCAGATGAAGAGTCAGAGCCTCCGCCGCTACAATTGATAATTCCCAAAGAGAAAATAGAAACAAGTAAGAACTTAAACCCTTTATTATTCATGATGAATTTCCTATGTAATTATTAACAATGCGCTTTTTTTAGCGAGTTGAATAATAGCGGGATTTGTTCACATTTCAAGCAAAAATGTCATTTATGCATTAATTCATTTCATATTAGAAATATTAAATGTGAACAAAAATTATACGTGCTTCTTTATGTTTTAAAGACTTACAGTTTCTATTATTGATAATTATCACGAATTTATTTGAGGCAAAAAAAAGGGGTGGCCTGAGGGAACAAAGGCACCACCCCAAATGCGCAATTCAGCTTGGGGGGGCCGAATTGCAAATCCCGCTGGAAGGAGGGAGTCGCGGGGAGCGCATTCGTTGCGCTCAGTTAAATAGACATTGGTTTGGTGAGTTTGTTGCAAGAAAAGTGTCAGCTTTTGTAAAGACTGGTAAGAAATGTGAACCGGCTAACGATAGCCATTTTAAGCTTCAAAATGACTCACAACCTTGATCGCTAGCGGTTCACATTTTAAGATGGTTTTACAGGTTTTGTTTATACAAATTTAATGTGCTTCGTCCCAATTATCGCCAACGCCGACATCTGCAATCAAAGGTACTGAGAGTTCAGCCACACTTTGCATCAGTTTAGGAATTTCTTTTTGCGCTAATTCGAGTTTGTCTTCTTCAACCTCAAATACCAGTTCATCGTGTACCTGCATGATCATCTTGATGCCTTTAACGTCCTTGAGCCATTTATCCACTTCCAGCATTGCCAGCTTGATGATGTCCGCAGCACTGCCTTGCATTGGGGCGTTGATCGCCGTGCGTTCGGCTGCTTTTCGCCGCATACCGTTTTTAGAATGTATCTCCGGTAAATATAAGCGGCGGCCATAAAGTGTTTCCACATAACCTAAATCTGCTGCTTTTTCCTTAGTGGATTCCATATAAGTTTCAACACCAGGATAACGGGCGAAATAGGTGTTGATGTAATCTTGTGCAGTGTTACGGTCGGTGTCTATTTGTTTGGCCAACCCAAAAGCAGACATGCCATAAATTAAACCGAAGTTAATGGCCTTAGCATTACGACGTTGATTGGATGTGACTTCGTCCAGTGGTACATCAAACACCTCAGCGGCGGTTGCCGAGTGAACATCCAGGCCTTCTTCAAACGCTTTTAGTAAACCCTCGTCTTGAGACAAATGAGCCATGATGCGCAACTCAATTTGCGAATAATCCGCGGCTAAAATTTTGCTACCTTTCGGTGCAATAAAAGCGGTACGAATACTACGACCTTCTTCTGTCTTGATCGGAATATTTTGTAAGTTCGGTTCGGTTGATGACAGTCGACCGGTTGCGGCAATTGCTTGATGATAAGAAGTATGCACGCGACCTGTTTTGTCACTAATCATCCGCGGCAACTTATCGGTATAAGTTGACTTCAACTTGCTTAACCCACGGTGCTCAAGAATTAATTTCGGCAAAGGATAATCTAGCGCCAGTTCCTGCAAAACCTCTTCCGCTGTCGATGGCTGACCTTTCGGTGTTTTTTTCAAAATCGGCAAGCCAAGTTCTTCATAAAAAATTACTTGTAATTGCTTTGGTGAGCCTAAATTAAATTCCTTACCAGCAATCTCATAAGCCTCTTTTTCTAACTCTTTTAAGCGCTTTTCGAATAGATGACTTTTTTCCAGTAATAATTTTCCATCAACTAACACACCATTACGCTCTACTTTAGAAAGTATTCTTAATAAAGGCATTTCAATATGCTGGAAGATTTGTGTAGGCCCTTCATTTTGTTTTAGCTCTGGCCATAATTTTTGATGTAACCGCATGGTGATATCAGCGTCTTCTGAAGCATATGGTGCAGCTTGTTCGACTTCAATCTGATCAAAGGTTAGCTGATTTTTTCCCTTACCGGCGATTTCTTCAAATTTGATATTAACATGATTTAAATGGTGCAGTGCCAGTGTATCCATATCATGCCGACTGGCCACACTATTCAAACAATAGGATTCCAGCATGGTATCAAACTCAATGCCTGCGAGCTCAATATCATAATTCGCTAAAACGCTCATATCGTATTTTAAGTTTTGTCCAACTTTCTTATGCTTCTCAGACTCTAGAAGTGGCTTTAACTGTTTTAATACTTCATCCCGCTCAAGCTGTTCTGGTGCACCCATATAAGAGTGAGCAACGGGTAAATAAGCAGCTTCACCATTGTCTAGGGCGAATGACATACCCACTAACTCTGCTTCAATATAATTCAGGCTTGTTGTTTCAGTATCAAAAGCAAACAACTCAACTTCTTCTAACTTTTTTATCCACTTATCTAGCTCTTTTTGTTCAAGGATAGTTTCATATTTAGAACGGTCTACCAGCGCAACACTTGGTCCATCTTCTGAATCATCGCCCGCTGAATCGCCTGCTTCACCTTCGCCAAGTTCTTTTAACACTTCAGTTAACCAACGGCGAAACTCCATATCGCTGTATAGTTTCTTTAGCTCTTTTAAATCAGGCTGACCAATGTTCAATTGCTCTGGCTTAAACTCCAGGTCACAGTCCAACTTGATAGTCGCCAACTCATACGACAATGGCAACCTGTCTATGGCTTCGCGCAAGTTCTCACCGATCTTGCCACCGATCTCATCGGCATGATCAATCACGCCTTGCAAGCTACCGTACTGCTCTAACCATTTCACAGCAGTCTTTGGGCCACACTTATCCACGCCGGGGATATTGTCTACTTTGTCGCCAACTAAGGCTAAGTAATCAATAATTTGCTCAGGCTTCACCCCAAACTTCTCAATCACTCTATCCCTGTCCGTGATTGGATTGGTTTTATCCATGGTATTAATCAAGGTGACGTGATCGCTGACCAGCTGCGCCATATCCTTGTCACCGGTAGAAATCAGAGTTTCACGTCCTTCTTTACAGGCCTGCTTGGCCAAAGTACCAATCACATCATCCGCTTCGACACCATCAATCACTAAAAGCGGCAAGCCCATCGCTTTAACAATTTCGTGAATCGGCTCGATTTGCTGACGCAGATCCTCAGGCATCGGTGGTCGATTAGCCTTATATTCAGGATAGAGATCATTGCGGAAGGTTTTGCCCTTAGCATCAAATACCATCGCCATCTGCTCAGGCTCGTATTCTTTGATCAGGCTTTTCAGCATATTGATGACACCAAACACAGCGCCAGTCATCATGCCGCTAGAATTGGTCATGCGTTGTAATTGAGGCACATGATAAGCACGGAATAAATAGGAAGAACCGTCAACGAGGATAAAGGGAGCTTTTTTTTCTGACATGTCAGTAATATTACTTGTGATTGAATGGAGCTAGTGTAGCAAAATTTTCCATCATCCCGCAGTCACTTTCATGTCCACAACGCCACAAACCATAAAAAGAAGGCCGCAGATGCGGCCTTTAGTCTTACTTTACTTGCTGATTATTTACTTTCTGGAATCTTCGCCACTAAACGTAATGAGGTGCTGAGTTCTTCCAGTTGTAACCATGGCTTCAACCAGGCTTTCGCGTGATAGACTCCCGGACTACCTGGCACCTCTTCAACTTCAACTCGAGCTTCGGCCAGTGGATACTTGGCACGAGACTCTTGACCAGCGGCCTCATCAGCATTGACGTAGTTTAGAATCCAGCGATTTAACCATGATTCGCAATCTTCCGGCTCCATGAAAGAGCCAATCTTATCGCGCGCCAGGACTTTCAGGTAGTGCGCAAACCGCGACGTGGCCATGATATAAGGCAAACGCGATGAAATATCGGCATTAGCGGTTGCATCAGGACTGTCATAGCGCTTTGGACGCTGCGTGGTGTTTGAACCGAAGAACACTGCATAGTCGGTGTTTTTATAATGACACAAGGGTAAGAAGCCAAGCTTGCTTAACTCAGCTTCACGACGATCGGTAATGCCTACTTCAGTTGGACACTGCATATCCATATCACCATCATCACTGAGGAAGTTGTGCATTGGCAATGAAGTCACTTTACCACCACCTTCAGCACCACGAATTGCAGTACACCAGCCGTGTTCAGTAAAGGCCTGGGTTAGTTTACTGCCCAGCACATATGATGCATTCATCCAGCAATAATCTTTATTATCAACACTGTTAGCCACTTTAGTGTTGCTGTCGACTGGCAGTTCTTCAAATGCAAACTCTTCTATCGGACGGGTTTGCTCACCGTATGGCAAACGAGCCAACACGCGAGGTGCCGTCAGTGTTACAAAGCGAGAATCTTCCGAGTCTCTGAAACCACGCCAGCGGGCGTATTCTAATGAATCAAAGATCTTTTCCAAATCACGTGGTTTTGATAACTCTGTCCAATCATTGAATCCAAACAGTTCCGGAGATGATGCTGAAATGAAGGGCGCGAAGGCTCCGGCGGCAACATTCGAAGTCAGTTCTAATGTTTCAATATCTTCTGGATGATTGGTAAACTCGTAGTCACCAATCAAAGCACCGAAAGGCTCACCACCAGCAGTACCGAATTCACTCTCATAGATTTTCTTAAACAGCTGGCTTTGGTCAAACTCTACTGCTTTGCTTAAATCTTTAAATAATTCACGTTTCGGTAAGTTGATCACCTTAAGTTTCATGGAAACCGAGGTATCAGTGTTTTGTACCAGATACTGCAAACCACGCCATGAACCTTCCAGCTTCTGAAAACGCTCATTGTGCATAATTTTAGATAACTGGTCGGATAGAGCCTCGTCAATTTTGTCGATGGCTTCTTTGAACGTAACGGTCAGGTTTTTATTCCAGGTGACAGTTCCCTTCATCGCTTCTGAAGTTAGCGCTCTCAGCAACTCTTCCGCGCGAGTCGCTTCAGTTTGCTTAGTCGCCGCAATGGCCTGGCTTAATATATCTGGGCTTTGCTCAACGAGCTGCTCCTTTGCGGCAACTTTTTCCATTTCTGTCATTGCTCATCTCCTGTCTTTTCATCGATTTGTCCAAGAGCCTCTGCTAGCGCATTCAAGTCATCACTATTTTGTAAGACTTTTTCCATTAACCCTTCCAACTCTTCAGAACGGTCAATCTTAGTCATCAAATCACGTAACTTATTACGCGTGTCCATTAACTTCTTTAATGGTTCAACTTGATCAACGATAGCTGCTGGCTCAAAGTCTTCCATCGAATCGAACTTCAAGTTAACCGCCATTTCCGAACCATCATTTTCTAAAGTATTGTCGACTTTAATATTGAGTCCCGGCGACATATTTTTCATCACTTCATTGATATTGTCTTTATCAATTTGAATGAAGCGTCGCTCCTTTAATGGCTTCACTGGTTTTGTAGAGTCGGCACTAAAATCGCCCATGACACCAACTACAAAAGGCAGCTCCTTTTCCAATACTGCGCCATCGGTTTCCACATCATAGGTAATGTGGACTCTTGGCTTACGCACTTTTTTCAAACGATCATGTATACTCGCCATGTGTTTCTCCTTTAGCTTGAGGGTTCAGATTTATTGGTTACTACCCGCATCGATCCCTGTTAGTTTAAAATACTGTTCACGCGCACCTTCTTCTGGAATCAATTGCTGCAACAATTCTGGTAATGACAAATCACTCCAACGAATACTTTGCTCCAGCAGATATGAAATAGGTGAGTGAGGTTCAGTTTCTCGAAAATACTGTGCTACCTGTCTCAGTGTATTAACCGCCTGCTCGCGTCGGTTAATAGCTCGCACTTCCGCACCAGGGCTATCAGTAACTCCTTCTTTACTATCCTGACTGACCAATTCATCTGACGACGCTAATTTGTCTCTTGCCAGATACTCAACAGCCTCAATACACTCTTTCAGTGCATTCCTGATATTAGAGGTTGGTTGCGGCAATGAATCACACACTCGATCAAATTCATTGGTAAAGGTTTCGTAGGTTTCTAAAGCAGATTGCACGTCGGCAACAAGCTCTCTATAGAAGCTCGGCTCAGTCAACAGCACCGCTTTCTTAATACTTTCTAATGGTATTGCGCCATTATCAATTCGGTTTTGTTTTTTCTCAGCGTCTAATCGTTCCAGCTGCACGGCCTGTTCATACTGCCAAACACAAACCGGCAAATACTCTTCACTATCGGTAATCGCTACCGATTTAATTGGGGTAATCAGTGTGCCGGCACCATCAAACCCGTTAAGTCCTGATAGAGGTGCTACCCGAGTTTCAATACCATCTTCATCAATTGCTGGATAAATTCCTTTGTCCCAGAAACTGGAAATCAATTCATTGGCTATCCTATAGCCAAAACTTAACCCCTTGATGCCATCAATTCTGGTCAAAGCTTCAATCAACCAGGCAACTACTTCTAGATCCTTTGTCTCATGCTCTAAAGCCTGTAATGCCAGCTCTTTTAGCTGAAACCAGTTGTCATCAACGGCCCCTGCATCCTCGGCATCAGCTAATGCCAAACGCTCAGTTTTTCTTGCTGAATTTCGGGCGTCTCTTAACTTGTAATATATCGATTCAACACTGGTGTCTTCTCGTAAGTCTCGCCCACAAGGATTGTCTTCACTAATCGGTTTGATATAGTTTTCAATATACATTTAACGAACTCTCCTCTGACTTATGTGTATTCCAGGCAGGGATTGTCTGGTCGTTGCCGACACTTCCTTCAACTCGCACTGAGATTGCAGTGATATTATCTTGTGCACCCCTGACCAGAGCCGAGTGAATTAATGCCTTATTGATTTCATCCACATCGCCCGAGCTGAAAAAGGGTGAAATTTCACTGTCAGTTAACTCTTTATTTAATCCATCACTGCACAGCATAAAAATGTCGCCATGCTTTAACTCACCATCGATTCTTTCGAGGTTAAGCGTTTGCGATGCCCCAATGGCTCGAGTGATGACATTGGCCAAAGGGTGATCATCAACTTCATCTTGCGTCAACAGCCCTGAATCCAGCATGTCATTGACTTGACTATGATCACGGGTTAATTGCTCAAGCTGACGATTCCTGTAACGGTACACTCTGCTATCGCCAGCCCATAAGATGGTGTAATGATTTTGATCCAGAATGAGAACGGCAACCGTAGTCCCCATCACTGCCTGTTTATCAAACTTCTGAAACGCCAGCTGCCTTAGCTTTTGATTGGTAATACTCAATACTTCAACAACACGCTCAATAAACGCTTCATTGTTTCCATCCCGCCTTACCGCTGATAGCTCATCAACCACCATGCCACTCGCCACATCACCTGCGCTATGACCACCCATACCATCAGCGACAACCCACAGGCCTATTTCAGGTTTTTCGATCTGATTATCTTCATTGACTTCTCTTACAGCTCCCACATGGGTAGTAGCTGAAGATAGCCAGCGATATTCAATGATTGCTTTATCTTGTTCAGCTTTAATCACAACATACTTCCATTGTTATTTTTTTCATCGTTATTTTTTTCTGAGTTTTCAATATCCGTTATTGGTTGCCATCCTGCTCCGAACCAATCACCGTCAAGAGTTGCATGAATTCCAGCTATCGGCGGTAACCCTTGGCACAAAAGCATTGTCGCCCCCATATGAGCAGAGCCTTTTGTCCACCAAATACTGGAAGGAACTCCGTTAACTTCAGACTCATGACGGTATAAATTGATGCTCTGTTTTTCTGTTGGCATCAAGCCATTTTGTTCAGACCATAACTTGGCAACTGTATCTCCGGCGACCTGAGCGCAGTTCGTGAAAAATGCTCTTAACTGGCTGAAAGAAATATATCTTTGCCCCTGATCTTTTTCTGGACCGCTATTTTCATGCAGAAGGTCTAATGCCTGTACGAATTGTTCCTGCTCAACACCTTTATCTAATGTACTTAGCATCAGCGTTTCTACTTCTTCCAACAGGCTTACATTCAAACCGGCATCATGATTGATAGTTTGTAAAACGATTAATGGATAATATCGCCCAACTTTATCCATGCTTGGCATCATGGTGCCGACTATCACCTGCTCGGAATCAGGTTCTTCTATCACAAAATTCCAGATCGGACTTGTCAGAAAATAATCAAGCCATTGTTGCTGGAATCTTTCCTTAGTTTCAGCCAGCCCTTCCTCTAACCATTCGGTAAAACTACTCTCAATTTCATGAGGCATATGACGACTTATAAAATCACCACAATTACGTATTTTCCCAAAGCAGCCCAGTCGCATAGCACACATATCCATTACAAATCCGTCGGGCAGTTAAAGCCTTCCAGGTCAGACCCAAAAAATGGGTTGTTAACACTGTGGGCTTGCAACTCAAAGGTTGCGTCAAATGGCGCCTGCTTGAATTCAACGAGAAACTTGTCATAAGCCAATGTCTTCTTTAACTTCGCCTTGTCCAGCAATCTGAACATACCCCAAAAACCCGAAGTTCTGACTGTTTCAGTCTGACCGCCGTTAGCAGGAGTAAAGGATATCGATGTTGCTACTTGTGGTTTTGGCCCTGGCCAGCGGGTAGGGTATGAGCGTAACGGGCCATGTCGATAGGACAAAACCTGACCTTCAATATCCACTAATACCTGACCTGCATTAACACTTAAGCTTGATGGTTTTAAGGTAAAGTTGACTGATATGTCAGAGCCATTCCTAACGAAGAAACTTTCTCTGATTGACTTGGCTTTTTCCAGTTGTCTTAAAGTGTAGTTGCTGATGCCAATATCTTTTAGTAGTCGCCAGCGACCTCGAGATGTGTCCACAAATACACTTAAGTGTTCATCAAAAAAGCGGTCAATGGTACCGCCATAGGAAAAGAAACTTCTGAAATCATCCAGAGTAATATCTTGACGACTTCTTTTGTTTACCGGATATCTACCTTCAATAGCTCGACGACACTCAGCTAATACCTGTGTCTTCCATAGATTATTCAGATAGGAATAGGTACCCGTGTTAGTTAATGTTTTGCCACTATTTTCGACTTTTCCCAACCATTCATTCATCGGTTGTGGCGTAACGCTGGCTTCTTTTTCAAGCTCACTGATAATGCTGGCTGCCTGCGGACTACTGGTCACTTCATAGGTTTTTTCTGCTGCATTATTAGCATTACTAATTGACTCCAGGAATATCTGCATATTCTTGAGGGCACCAATACTTTGCTTTAACGCACTTGCACTACCGGGGTCACCCACATAATGAATAATTTCACCAAATGCATCATTGACCACCTGCTCTGGTACCACATCAATATCAGCACTGTCAGGAATAAGTCTTTCATAACGATTAATATTGTTATTAACCCGAGAGGAACCTGCTGAATCGACCACATCCTTAGCTGCATCAAGATCCAAGCCCTCGGCTTTAGGTCTTGCCAGCATGACATTGTCGCGGATAGCTGAGTACAGCCTTTCTATCGGTGCATTGACCCCAGTCAACTCCTGCAGCATCAAAGCACCTTCTTCAGGTGTAGAAAATTCTCTGACAGCCACATCACCGATCAACTCTTTCCAATAAAAGATATAGTCATTGAAGTATTTATTGCGAACCTGTTCCTGAATATCGAGTATCGAAAGTTTATCCAGGCTTTCAGTCTCACCAGAAGGAAGTACCCATGAGTCTTTTGACAGAATCTCACTAATTTTTTTGCTCTCTCTTTTGAACACGCCGTGATAACCAGCCTGGGTGTAGAGTCCGGGAATCCCTTCTCGTAACGACTTACCACTTTTTCGGTAGAAGTAGCCTTCGACTTTTTGTGATAGATAGTCGCTAGGCTTAAATTCCGGCATGGCATTTATGTAATTATCTAACAGGCTGTTATAAACGCGTTCTACCAAAGACACTTTGCTGAGTTTGTTTTGCGCATATTCAATCAACTTGCCATCTTGCTGTGGTAGAGCCATTTGTTGAACCAGAAAGTAGTTCAAGTGGGACTTAAGATCAGATCTGAGTTCTTCGTTGATTTCACCTGGAAAGTCTCTGCGCCATAAGTGTTCAAATAGCGAAGCAATGTCTTTATCTTCTTTATGCTGTGGCAAGTAGAACATCAAATATATTCGCAACAGTTCATACAAATAGTCATGATGATTTTTTGCCTGGAGCATTTCTTTTTCTAAGGTCCCTTTCAGATAAGGGCCATAATAATTAGTCAATCCTTTACTGTATACTTCGCTGCTGATACCACTAAACTTGTCCCCTTGGTACAGGCCAAAACCCTCACTTAGCGCATTCTTATTTGCCACTATCTGGCTAGAAAATCTCTTTAATACATTAAGGCCACCGTTTAGTTCAACAAGGTTAGACTGCTCCGTTATTCCACCGTTACTGGCCTCGGTATATTCAGATACTAACGAAGAGGTGCTATCGATAATCTGCTTATTATTAGCATAGCTGTGTGACCACAGATAACTCAAAGTGATAAGACAGAATCCAGCAACTGCATAGCCAACACGTTGAATCAGGCGCTGCCTTTTCTGGTAACTGATATTAATCCCAACCAGTTTATCTTCCTTAAATATGACATCCTGCAAAAGCCGCTTAATGAAATAACCTTTACCTTCTATCTGACTTGCAGCGCTGCGTTCTCGCTGAAAACCGAAGCTATTGGATATCTCACGACCAATACGGTTTATCGGCGTACCTTCCTGGGTAGCGCTGGTGAAATAAACACCTCTAAGCAAGATTGGTTCTTCATAACGGTTCTGACTAAAAGCCACCTGAATAAAGTCATCTATATTCTTTTGTGCTAAACGTAGCTGTCGTGGGAAGCTATAAATCAGAGCTCGTCTTTGCTCGCTTTTTTCGGACTGCAGTTTCTTTGTCAGTTTCCGCTCAATCTTTTGAATCAACTCTACAAAATATTGATTAAACTTTGCAGCCGCATAATGATGGCCAAAATCTTCATCTACTTCAAAAGTGAAGCCAAACACTTCCTCTCTTTCGTCACGTGAAATGTCATCAAACAGCTCGTTGAAGCCAGCCAACAAATCACCTTTGCTTAGCATTAAGTAAACCGGGATATTGACTCCCAGCTGCATTTTTAATTCCTGGATTCTTTTACGAATAGTTCCTGCCAGCTCATTGACTTCAGACTGCGTTTTCTGCAACAAGTCCTCAATGCTGATCGTGACAATTGCGCCGTTAACCGGTCGCATTGGTCGCGACTTTTTTAACAAGTCCAGAAAGCCCAGCCATGCTCTTGAGTCAACCTCTCGGTAACTATCTTGAGTGGTGTATCGCCCAGCGGTGTCCAGCAATACTGCATCATCGGTAAACCACCAATCACAATTTCTGGTGCCACCAATACCTTTAATCGGGCTAGCTCCAAACTCTTCTGCCAGCGGTAGGTTTAGCCCAGAATTAACGATGCTGGTGGTTTTACCGGCGCCGGGCGGGCCAATTAAAACATACCAGGGTAATTGATAGAGGTTTTTACCTTTAAAGTCGCTTTTCTTGAGGTATTGCAGCCCATCAGACATACGCTTCTCCAGTACTGCAATCTCATCATCCGACGACTGTTCGATTTCGAGCTGATCCTGCTCTTCTTTTGAGATGTGCTCAATGAGCTTTTTGTTTTTACTACTCGCCTGATGCAGCTTCCAGAATTTAATCCCCAGCCATGCACATGCAATAATCAACAACAAACTCACTCGGGCACTTGCGCTGGCTAATATTTCATAGCCACCAATACTAATCAAAGGCCCACCGAACCATACTAAAGCAATAACTGCGAGCACCACCAATACCGTTATGGTGATTTTATGTGTTATTACTTTACCTATTTTTCTTATAGTCCCTGACATACTATAGCTCACTTACTTCCACTGTTTGTTTATCCTTAAACTTGTCTTTTACCCACAAAAG includes these proteins:
- the tssM gene encoding type VI secretion system membrane subunit TssM, coding for MSGTIRKIGKVITHKITITVLVVLAVIALVWFGGPLISIGGYEILASASARVSLLLIIACAWLGIKFWKLHQASSKNKKLIEHISKEEQDQLEIEQSSDDEIAVLEKRMSDGLQYLKKSDFKGKNLYQLPWYVLIGPPGAGKTTSIVNSGLNLPLAEEFGASPIKGIGGTRNCDWWFTDDAVLLDTAGRYTTQDSYREVDSRAWLGFLDLLKKSRPMRPVNGAIVTISIEDLLQKTQSEVNELAGTIRKRIQELKMQLGVNIPVYLMLSKGDLLAGFNELFDDISRDEREEVFGFTFEVDEDFGHHYAAAKFNQYFVELIQKIERKLTKKLQSEKSEQRRALIYSFPRQLRLAQKNIDDFIQVAFSQNRYEEPILLRGVYFTSATQEGTPINRIGREISNSFGFQRERSAASQIEGKGYFIKRLLQDVIFKEDKLVGINISYQKRQRLIQRVGYAVAGFCLITLSYLWSHSYANNKQIIDSTSSLVSEYTEASNGGITEQSNLVELNGGLNVLKRFSSQIVANKNALSEGFGLYQGDKFSGISSEVYSKGLTNYYGPYLKGTLEKEMLQAKNHHDYLYELLRIYLMFYLPQHKEDKDIASLFEHLWRRDFPGEINEELRSDLKSHLNYFLVQQMALPQQDGKLIEYAQNKLSKVSLVERVYNSLLDNYINAMPEFKPSDYLSQKVEGYFYRKSGKSLREGIPGLYTQAGYHGVFKRESKKISEILSKDSWVLPSGETESLDKLSILDIQEQVRNKYFNDYIFYWKELIGDVAVREFSTPEEGALMLQELTGVNAPIERLYSAIRDNVMLARPKAEGLDLDAAKDVVDSAGSSRVNNNINRYERLIPDSADIDVVPEQVVNDAFGEIIHYVGDPGSASALKQSIGALKNMQIFLESISNANNAAEKTYEVTSSPQAASIISELEKEASVTPQPMNEWLGKVENSGKTLTNTGTYSYLNNLWKTQVLAECRRAIEGRYPVNKRSRQDITLDDFRSFFSYGGTIDRFFDEHLSVFVDTSRGRWRLLKDIGISNYTLRQLEKAKSIRESFFVRNGSDISVNFTLKPSSLSVNAGQVLVDIEGQVLSYRHGPLRSYPTRWPGPKPQVATSISFTPANGGQTETVRTSGFWGMFRLLDKAKLKKTLAYDKFLVEFKQAPFDATFELQAHSVNNPFFGSDLEGFNCPTDL